From the Cryptomeria japonica chromosome 2, Sugi_1.0, whole genome shotgun sequence genome, one window contains:
- the LOC131047126 gene encoding protein STRICTOSIDINE SYNTHASE-LIKE 4 encodes MSWITPSTVATAVSACLVAWLLQIIAYSPISLGPSIFQSDYKSEGHFVKNNVLQSVEKLGEGFLYGPEDLAVDSNGLIYTATQDGWIKRMHPNGSWEEWKEVGGSLLGLTVSKSGHIIVCDPARGLLKVSDEEVSVIASEIEGEKIRFVDAVVESSDGSLYFSDASTKFPYSQCILDFVEGVPYGRLLKYDPKTKKTSVLLDGLGFANGVALSASEDYVAICETWKFRCLKYWIKGEKSGKTEVLVDNLPGGPDNINLASDGHSYWIAILKLRIKAVQFMFEYPILRHIFARYPSILNWFGVTTGWAMVAKVGEDGTIIKMFDDSNGKVISFVTSAMEVGEYLYLGNLNTKFLGRLNLK; translated from the exons atgagttGGATCACTCCATCAACAGTAGCAACCGCTGTTTCAGCCTGTTTGGTTGCATGGCTCCTGCAAATTATAGCCTATTCACCAATTTCACTCGGTCCCAGCATTTTTCAGTCTGATTATAAAAGTGAAGGCCACTTTGTTAAGAACAATGTTTTGCAG AGTGTTGAGAAATTAGGGGAAGGCTTCTTGTACGGGCCAGAGGATTTAGCTGTGGACAGCAATGGACTAATTTACACTGCAACTCAAGATGGGTGGATTAAACGTATGCATCCAAACGGATCATGGGAGGAATGGAAGGAGGTGGGGGGAAGTCTTCTCGGCCTCACTGTGTCCAAGAGTGGACATATTATTGTTTGTGATCCTGCCAGG GGCCTGCTCAAAGTTAGTGATGAGGAAGTCTCCGTTATAGCTTCTGAAATTGAAGGAGAAAAAATCAG ATTTGTTGATGCAGTTGTAGAAAGTAGTGATGGAAGTTTATATTTCTCAGATGCCAGCACCAAGTTTCCATATAGCCAGTGCATTTTGGACTTTGTAGAAGGAGTACCATATGGCCGCCTTCTCAAATATGACccaaaaactaagaaaacaagtgTGCTGCTTGATGGCCTTGGCTTTGCAAATGGAGTAGCTCTTTCTGCATCTGAAGATTATGTGGCTATCTGTGAGACATGGAA GTTTAGGTGTCTCAAATATTGGATTAAAGGAGAGAAATCCGGAAAAACAGAAGTTCTTGTGGATAATTTGCCTGGAGGCCCAGATAACATAAATCTTGCTTCAGATGGGCATTCATATTGGATAGCTATCTTAaag TTGCGTATCAAGGCGGTACAATTTATGTTTGAATATCCCATTTTAAGACATATATTTGCAAGATATCCATCAATATTGAATTGGTTTGGGGTTACAACAGGTTGGGCAATGGTGGCAAAGGTTGGAGAAGATGGTACAATAATCAAAATGTTTGATGATTCAAATGGGAAAGTTATATCATTTGTGACTTCTGCCATGGAGGTGGGAGAATACCTCTACTTAGGCAACCTCAATACCAAATTTCTTGGTCGACTAAATTTGAAGTGA